A genomic segment from Spinacia oleracea cultivar Varoflay chromosome 3, BTI_SOV_V1, whole genome shotgun sequence encodes:
- the LOC110788909 gene encoding plasmodesmata-located protein 3 codes for MGSFSFILILVILTILTKTSKSAPDYTTLVYKGCSRQPLSDPSGAYAQSLSSLFTSLLQQSSRSKFFKTTAGGSQQATISGLYQCRGDLSNADCYNCISKLPQLTDQLCGKVTAARVQLLGCYLLYEVSGFTQISGMQMLYKDCSRTNVAGAGFEMKRDSALTVMENGVASGGAGGFYTTNYQAVYALGQCQGDLSSTDCSQCVKSAVQKAQVECGSSLSGQVYLHKCFISYSYYPNGVPTKSSSSSSFSSNGGISSGSNPGKTVAIIVGVTAGVAFLIIMVLFIRGLKKKDDDF; via the exons atgggtAGTTTTTCATTCATTCTTATCCTGGTAATCCTCACCATTTTAACAAAAACTTCCAAATCTGCCCCTGATTACACAACTCTTGTATACAAAGGCTGTTCAAGACAACCCTTATCAGATCCATCAGGAGCATACGCccaatctctctcctccctcttcACCTCCCTCCTTCAACAATCCTCAAGATCCAAATTCTTCAAAACCACCGCCGGTGGATCCCAGCAAGCTACAATCTCCGGACTGTACCAATGCAGAGGCGACCTGAGCAATGCCGACTGCTACAATTGCATCAGCAAACTCCCCCAATTAACCGACCAACTCTGCGGCAAGGTCACGGCGGCGCGAGTCCAATTACTCGGGTGTTACCTCCTCTACGAAGTTTCCGGGTTCACTCAAATTTCAGGGATGCAGATGCTGTACAAGGATTGCAGCCGCACTAACGTCGCCGGAGCCGGGTTCGAGATGAAGAGAGACAGTGCGCTTACGGTGATGGAGAACGGTGTCGCGAGTGGTGGCGCCGGCGGGTTTTACACCACGAATTATCAAGCTGTTTATGCTTTGGGACAGTGTCAAGGTGATTTGAGTAGTACTGATTGTAGTCAGTGTGTTAAATCTGCTGTTCAAAAGGCGCAAGTTGAATGTGGGAGTTCATTGTCTGGACAAGTTTATTTGCATAAGTGCTTCATTAGTTATAGCTATTATCCTAATGGTGTTCCTACTAAATCTTCTTCTTCGTCTTCTTTCTCCTCCAACGGTGGAATTTCTTCAG GGTCGAATCCGGGGAAAACGGTTGCAATAATAGTAGGAGTGACAGCTGGGGTGGCATTCTTGATCATAATGGTACTCTTCATAAGAGGGTTGAAGAAGAAGGATGATG ATTTTTGA
- the LOC130470661 gene encoding pentatricopeptide repeat-containing protein OGR1, mitochondrial-like isoform X3 has protein sequence MNGDLHISKLDPIQIVPNSRRFQMSSNQENFYEFSKKVCLFYFPETKALAERIAAQSDAIQLRSISWRNHVIMSNIYAQAGQWDGVSRVRRLMIDRELERLTGLITDAGYAPTTRKIFHDVEDGEKTGMVCSHSERLAIAFGLINSQPGTTLLIRLRSS, from the exons ATGAATGGCGACCTTCACATTTCTAAACTCGACCCAATTCAAATCGTCCCCAATTCTCGCAGATTTCAAATGTCTTCAAATCAGGAGAATTTCTACGAGTTTTCGAAGAAGGTTTGCCTTTTCTATTTCCCTGAAACTAAAGCTCTTGCTGAGAGAATCGCTGCTCAATCTGACGCAATTCAACTTCGTAGCATCTCTTGGAG AAATCATGTGATTATGTCTAACATATATGCACAAGCTGGACAATGGGACGGAGTTTCAAGGGTgagaagattgatgattgatagaG AGTTGGAGAGATTGACAGGACTGATAACAGATGCGGGGTATGCTCCAACTACTAGGAAAATATTCCATGATGTTGAGGATGGCGAGAAGACTGGCATGGTTTGTAGTCATAGTGAAAGGCTAGCAATTGCTTTTGGACTTATCAACAGTCAACCTGGAACTACGCTTCTTATAAGGCTAAGGTCTTCTTGA
- the LOC130470661 gene encoding pentatricopeptide repeat-containing protein At1g25360-like isoform X1 — protein MNGDLHISKLDPIQIVPNSRRFQMSSNQENFYEFSKKVCLFYFPETKALAERIAAQSDAIQLRSISWRNHVIMSNIYAQAGQWDGVSRVRRLMIDRGIKKSIACSWIKVKNEVHAFLSGDTSHPTCDAIYAELERLTGLITDAGYAPTTRKIFHDVEDGEKTGMVCSHSERLAIAFGLINSQPGTTLLIRLRSS, from the exons ATGAATGGCGACCTTCACATTTCTAAACTCGACCCAATTCAAATCGTCCCCAATTCTCGCAGATTTCAAATGTCTTCAAATCAGGAGAATTTCTACGAGTTTTCGAAGAAGGTTTGCCTTTTCTATTTCCCTGAAACTAAAGCTCTTGCTGAGAGAATCGCTGCTCAATCTGACGCAATTCAACTTCGTAGCATCTCTTGGAG AAATCATGTGATTATGTCTAACATATATGCACAAGCTGGACAATGGGACGGAGTTTCAAGGGTgagaagattgatgattgatagaGGTATTAAGAAAAGCATAGCATGTAGCTGGATTAAAGTGAAAAATGAAGTTCATGCTTTCCTCTCTGGAGATACTTCACATCCAACATGTGATGCTATATATGCAGAGTTGGAGAGATTGACAGGACTGATAACAGATGCGGGGTATGCTCCAACTACTAGGAAAATATTCCATGATGTTGAGGATGGCGAGAAGACTGGCATGGTTTGTAGTCATAGTGAAAGGCTAGCAATTGCTTTTGGACTTATCAACAGTCAACCTGGAACTACGCTTCTTATAAGGCTAAGGTCTTCTTGA
- the LOC110788911 gene encoding putative pentatricopeptide repeat-containing protein At5g52630 isoform X1 has protein sequence MDLFDALESNSKDPRKIHAQIIKTTSPQHSLPLFNRLITFYSKSNRYPEALAVFRQIPSPNVVSWTSLISGNPNSSLSLLHFIDMLRHRTRPNQRTLASIIKTCATLSLKFFGYQVHSLSLKLSLSSQPFCASALVHFYSKCRLPDHARKVFDEMPERDEVCYSSMVVGFAQNSRPAEALALFSEMVSRNVSSTVYSVSGALGASAELATLEQCRVIHGHGFVTGLIKAVYVSTGLVTAYGKCGMVLEARRLFDEFIPDMNIVGWNAMMASYAQQGDNSSVVELFSLAESRGLAPDDFSFLAVLSSLYNAGLADETQKWINQMIVKYSLKPSLEHYTCLVGVLGRVGRFEEAERIAMTMPMKPDAGVWRVLLSASAQRGDADVAWRMSKRLLELDPYDDSAYVIAANTFSVTGRWNEAANIRKMMNNVSVKKEGGRSWMEVRGKVHIFLAGDSEHERIEEVYAKLAELMKGIEKLGYVPNWSEMLHDVEEGEKREGLSYHSEKLALAFGVLSGAAPPGKPLRILKNLRICRDCHEAFKYFSRLLEKEIIVRDVNRYHRFLDGRCTCGDYW, from the coding sequence ATGGATTTATTTGATGCACTAGAGTCAAACTCCAAAGACCCGCGCAAAATCCACGCCCAAATTATCAAAACAACAAGCCCACAACATTCCCTCCCTCTCTTCAACAGGTTGATCACTTTCTACTCTAAATCCAACCGTTACCCTGAAGCTCTTGCAGTTTTCCGGCAAATCCCATCTCCCAACGTCGTCTCATGGACCTCCCTTATCTCCGGCAACCCCAATtcctcactctctctcctccatttcaTCGACATGCTCCGCCACCGCACCCGCCCCAACCAGCGAACTTTGGCCTCCATTATCAAGACTTGTGCCACTCTTTCGTTGAAATTCTTTGGGTACCAGGTTCATTCTTTGTCCCTTAAGCTTTCACTGTCCTCTCAGCCCTTTTGCGCGTCTGCCCTTGTTCATTTTTATTCGAAATGTCGGCTTCCTGATCATGCGCGCAAGGTGTTCGATGAAATGCCTGAAAGAGATGAGGTTTGCTATTCGTCTATGGTTGTTGGGTTTGCTCAGAATTCGCGCCCTGCTGAGGCTTTGGCCCTTTTTTCTGAGATGGTGTCGAGGAATGTGAGTTCTACGGTGTATAGTGTTTCCGGGGCACTTGGCGCTAGTGCTGAGCTTGCTACTTTGGAGCAATGTAGGGTGATTCACGGTCATGGTTTTGTTACAGGTCTTATTAAAGCTGTTTATGTGAGTACTGGATTAGTTACTGCGTATGGGAAGTGTGGTATGGTTTTAGAAGCTAGGAGGTTGTTTGATGAGTTTATACCAGATATGAATATTGTAGGATGGAATGCAATGATGGCTTCTTATGCTCAACAAGGGGACAATTCTTCTGTTGTTGAGCTTTTTAGTTTAGCCGAATCACGAGGACTTGCTCCTGATGACTTCAGTTTCTTGGCTGTCTTATCTTCGTTATATAATGCGGGTTTGGCAGATGAGACTCAGAAATGGATCAATCAGATGATAGTAAAATACAGTTTAAAACCTTCATTAGAGCATTATACTTGTCTAGTAGGTGTATTGGGTAGAGTTGGGAGATTTGAGGAAGCAGAGCGAATTGCTATGACCATGCCAATGAAGCCGGATGCTGGGGTTTGGCGGGTTTTACTATCAGCAAGTGCACAACGTGGTGATGCTGATGTTGCTTGGAGGATGAGTAAGCGATTATTGGAGCTTGATCCTTATGATGACTCTGCATATGTGATAGCTGCTAATACATTTTCAGTTACTGGGAGGTGGAATGAAGCTGCAAACATTAGGAAGATGATGAATAATGTGAGTGTGAAGAAGGAAGGTGGGAGGAGTTGGATGGAAGTGCGAGGAAAGGTACACATATTTTTGGCAGGGGACAGTGAGCATGAACGGATAGAAGAGGTTTATGCAAAACTCGCAGAACTCATGAAGGGGATTGAAAAACTGGGTTATGTGCCAAATTGGAGCGAGATGTTGCATGATGTAGAAGAAGGGGAGAAAAGAGAAGGGCTTTCATATCACAGCGAGAAGTTGGCATTGGCATTTGGGGTGTTAAGTGGGGCAGCACCTCCTGGGAAGCCTTTGAGGATTCTGAAGAATCTAAGAATTTGCAGAGATTGTCATGAAGCCTTCAAGTATTTCAGTAGGCTGCTGGAAAAGGAGATCATTGTAAGAGATGTCAACAGATACCATAGATTTCTTGACGGACGCTGTACTTGTGGAGATTATTGGTAA
- the LOC130470661 gene encoding pentatricopeptide repeat-containing protein At1g25360-like isoform X2 gives MATFTFLNSTQFKSSPILADFKCLQIRRISTSFRRRFAFSISLKLKLLLRESLLNLTQFNFVASLGAGQWDGVSRVRRLMIDRGIKKSIACSWIKVKNEVHAFLSGDTSHPTCDAIYAELERLTGLITDAGYAPTTRKIFHDVEDGEKTGMVCSHSERLAIAFGLINSQPGTTLLIRLRSS, from the exons ATGGCGACCTTCACATTTCTAAACTCGACCCAATTCAAATCGTCCCCAATTCTCGCAGATTTCAAATGTCTTCAAATCAGGAGAATTTCTACGAGTTTTCGAAGAAGGTTTGCCTTTTCTATTTCCCTGAAACTAAAGCTCTTGCTGAGAGAATCGCTGCTCAATCTGACGCAATTCAACTTCGTAGCATCTCTTGGAG CTGGACAATGGGACGGAGTTTCAAGGGTgagaagattgatgattgatagaGGTATTAAGAAAAGCATAGCATGTAGCTGGATTAAAGTGAAAAATGAAGTTCATGCTTTCCTCTCTGGAGATACTTCACATCCAACATGTGATGCTATATATGCAGAGTTGGAGAGATTGACAGGACTGATAACAGATGCGGGGTATGCTCCAACTACTAGGAAAATATTCCATGATGTTGAGGATGGCGAGAAGACTGGCATGGTTTGTAGTCATAGTGAAAGGCTAGCAATTGCTTTTGGACTTATCAACAGTCAACCTGGAACTACGCTTCTTATAAGGCTAAGGTCTTCTTGA